One segment of Lentibacillus cibarius DNA contains the following:
- a CDS encoding N-acetylmuramoyl-L-alanine amidase, which translates to MGLSERTSMANAHNADLFVSFHHNAGGGEGFESYIYPGFRHTKTGDIQRIIHASIMEFYASYSLRDRGKKEADFSVLRETDMPAILLENLFLDSAVDTWHLKQPSFVRELSTAIAKSILKAVG; encoded by the coding sequence GTGGGACTAAGCGAGCGAACCAGCATGGCCAATGCTCATAATGCCGATCTGTTTGTATCTTTCCATCATAACGCCGGTGGAGGAGAAGGGTTCGAGAGTTATATTTATCCAGGATTCCGCCATACCAAAACCGGCGACATTCAGCGTATCATACACGCATCTATCATGGAGTTTTATGCTTCGTATAGTCTACGGGACAGAGGCAAAAAAGAAGCCGATTTTTCGGTTCTTCGAGAAACCGACATGCCGGCCATTCTGCTGGAAAACTTATTTCTGGATTCGGCGGTGGATACGTGGCATTTAAAGCAGCCCTCCTTTGTGAGGGAATTAAGTACAGCCATTGCTAAAAGTATTTTAAAAGCTGTGGGATAA
- a CDS encoding YvrJ family protein, giving the protein MMSTDLSAWTSLLENVGFPIFIAAYLLLRFEKKINNLSDTLDELKELIRNHRK; this is encoded by the coding sequence ATGATGTCGACTGACTTATCGGCTTGGACGTCCTTATTGGAAAATGTGGGGTTCCCTATTTTTATTGCAGCTTACTTGTTGCTGCGTTTTGAAAAGAAGATCAATAACTTATCCGATACGCTGGACGAACTGAAAGAACTGATTCGAAACCATAGGAAATGA
- a CDS encoding sigma-70 family RNA polymerase sigma factor gives MKENDERCHEKCLAFRQNHPEFFQQPIIQSFLQDETHYKLVKRAICSPTQQNMKQVNEAFQTFYKHVKTLTYLSNVIHYNAMNFDKAKKKHRYRETLTLDQPLHEENDGATHKDMLYQSSPDIADMIACETVTDCVEDPQLYQAIETLTPKQKSILTHKYVHGVQNNNIADLFNDSPQNVSKLHRKALQKLENHLKKEQDGHDNS, from the coding sequence GTGAAGGAAAACGACGAGCGATGTCATGAGAAATGCCTAGCATTCCGGCAGAACCATCCTGAATTCTTTCAGCAGCCGATCATTCAATCGTTTTTACAGGACGAAACCCATTACAAACTTGTGAAACGGGCTATCTGTTCACCGACTCAGCAAAACATGAAACAAGTGAACGAGGCGTTCCAGACGTTTTATAAACATGTGAAAACGCTGACGTATTTATCGAATGTCATTCACTATAATGCGATGAACTTTGATAAAGCCAAGAAAAAACATCGCTATCGCGAAACCTTAACATTGGATCAACCATTGCATGAGGAAAACGATGGGGCTACACACAAGGACATGCTTTACCAGTCATCGCCGGATATCGCCGACATGATTGCCTGTGAGACAGTGACGGACTGTGTGGAAGACCCCCAATTATATCAAGCCATCGAAACCCTGACGCCCAAACAGAAAAGCATTTTAACGCACAAATACGTGCATGGCGTACAAAACAACAACATAGCTGATTTATTCAACGATTCACCGCAAAACGTATCCAAGTTGCATCGAAAAGCACTGCAAAAACTAGAAAACCATCTAAAAAAGGAGCAAGATGGCCATGACAACAGCTGA
- a CDS encoding tyrosine-type recombinase/integrase, whose amino-acid sequence MAKNERIINVQPLRTKEEIDEMKLAIKRGNKGTPKRPELAQRDVLIFLVGINTGLRVNDIIRLKVGDVKGKNQFIIYEGKTNKRREVNISMLQSEIARYTEGRHPDEYLFKSQKGDGHITTTQVYRILDAAADFLDRDDVGTHTMRKTFGYHHYKQFKDVAILQEIFNHAAPSITKRYIGIRQDEIDDTLNDFRLG is encoded by the coding sequence ATGGCCAAAAACGAACGGATTATCAATGTGCAGCCGTTACGAACAAAAGAGGAAATCGACGAAATGAAATTGGCCATCAAACGGGGCAACAAAGGGACACCTAAAAGGCCGGAGCTTGCTCAGCGCGATGTATTAATCTTTCTGGTCGGTATTAACACGGGTCTGCGTGTAAATGATATCATTCGGCTCAAAGTCGGTGATGTAAAGGGAAAGAATCAGTTTATTATTTACGAGGGCAAAACAAATAAGCGCCGTGAAGTTAATATTTCAATGCTGCAGAGCGAAATAGCGCGCTATACAGAAGGCAGACATCCAGACGAATACCTGTTCAAAAGTCAAAAGGGCGACGGTCACATTACGACAACGCAAGTCTATCGAATACTGGACGCTGCAGCTGATTTTTTAGATCGGGATGATGTTGGCACGCACACCATGCGGAAAACGTTCGGTTATCACCATTACAAGCAATTTAAAGACGTGGCCATTCTGCAGGAAATCTTCAATCATGCAGCGCCAAGCATTACGAAGCGCTATATCGGTATCCGACAAGATGAGATTGACGATACACTGAACGATTTTAGATTGGGCTAG
- a CDS encoding type II toxin-antitoxin system PemK/MazF family toxin: protein MQVPDRGDVIYLDFNPQAGTEQAGHRPAIVLSPKKFNEVTGYASVCPISRTERNWGFHIPVPKGLAVEGVIISDQIKNLDWKKRKARIAGKAPNDLVNKVVQVIHTYLYEEHQE from the coding sequence ATGCAGGTTCCAGATAGAGGGGATGTCATTTATTTAGACTTTAATCCCCAGGCAGGAACAGAACAAGCAGGGCATCGCCCCGCCATTGTGCTATCACCAAAGAAGTTTAATGAGGTCACAGGGTATGCGTCCGTTTGTCCCATCAGTCGAACAGAAAGGAATTGGGGATTTCATATTCCTGTTCCGAAAGGTTTGGCAGTTGAGGGTGTCATCATTAGTGATCAAATCAAAAATTTAGATTGGAAAAAAAGAAAAGCACGCATTGCAGGAAAAGCACCTAACGACCTTGTCAATAAGGTTGTTCAGGTGATACATACCTATTTGTACGAAGAGCATCAGGAATAA
- a CDS encoding AbrB/MazE/SpoVT family DNA-binding domain-containing protein, with product MTTAQKWGNSIGVRLPFKLAQKYDIANGTEINVIEGTNEIIIRPANDKPTLDELLSQCSGNNPHEEFFEQPVGREDI from the coding sequence ATGACGACTGCACAAAAATGGGGCAATAGCATTGGTGTCCGTTTACCTTTTAAATTAGCTCAAAAGTATGACATTGCGAATGGGACAGAAATAAACGTTATAGAAGGCACAAACGAGATCATCATTAGACCTGCCAATGATAAGCCGACATTAGATGAATTGTTATCGCAATGTTCAGGTAATAATCCACACGAGGAATTTTTCGAGCAACCAGTGGGAAGGGAAGACATTTAA
- a CDS encoding AbrB/MazE/SpoVT family DNA-binding domain-containing protein translates to MMAETTERRGAAMKPEHVRFKRKSQVTVPREIVEALDLHEGDDLQVRLENGKIVFVPMVSIPKDQAWFWSEQWQKEEQEVEEHIKAGRLTESKSLDETLNDLDDMSKE, encoded by the coding sequence ATGATGGCAGAAACGACAGAAAGAAGAGGTGCCGCCATGAAACCAGAACATGTACGGTTCAAACGAAAATCACAAGTAACGGTTCCCCGTGAGATTGTGGAAGCCTTAGATCTGCACGAAGGTGATGATCTCCAGGTCCGTCTGGAAAATGGCAAAATCGTGTTTGTGCCGATGGTTTCCATTCCAAAGGATCAAGCATGGTTTTGGTCTGAACAATGGCAAAAGGAAGAGCAGGAAGTTGAGGAACACATTAAAGCCGGCCGTCTAACGGAATCGAAAAGTCTGGACGAGACACTAAACGATCTTGATGACATGTCAAAGGAGTAA
- a CDS encoding cytotoxin: protein MNFRRQPRFDKNFAALDGQSQKAIKKALRFLAHDWHHPSLRTKKMEGWDYIFEASANMDIRLTFHFEKPDTIVLRNCGHHDRTLKNP from the coding sequence TTGAATTTTCGCAGACAACCGCGCTTTGATAAAAATTTCGCTGCACTTGACGGTCAATCACAAAAGGCGATCAAGAAAGCACTTCGCTTCCTGGCTCATGATTGGCATCACCCTTCCCTCCGAACAAAGAAGATGGAGGGTTGGGATTACATATTTGAAGCAAGTGCCAATATGGATATACGCCTAACCTTTCACTTTGAAAAGCCGGATACCATTGTTTTAAGGAACTGCGGGCACCATGATCGAACGTTAAAAAACCCATAG
- a CDS encoding type II toxin-antitoxin system RelE/ParE family toxin, protein MLPVAYLNPAKRYFKKLKEKPLKKQFDEAIHHIRLNPYVGEPKTGDLAGIYSYNIPYKGTQYRLAYRIAENDTGELIVVILAGTRETFYQELKHFMNS, encoded by the coding sequence ATGTTACCTGTTGCGTACTTGAATCCAGCCAAACGCTACTTTAAAAAACTCAAAGAAAAACCACTTAAAAAACAATTTGACGAAGCGATTCATCATATCCGGCTAAATCCTTATGTCGGAGAACCAAAGACAGGGGATTTAGCCGGTATTTATTCTTACAATATTCCATACAAAGGAACACAGTATCGGTTGGCCTATCGGATCGCTGAAAATGACACAGGGGAATTAATTGTTGTTATTTTAGCCGGAACCCGGGAGACCTTTTATCAAGAGTTAAAGCATTTTATGAACTCTTAA